Proteins co-encoded in one Setaria viridis chromosome 9, Setaria_viridis_v4.0, whole genome shotgun sequence genomic window:
- the LOC117835686 gene encoding patatin-like protein 1: protein MASYSSRRPCNACRTKAMAGSVVGEPVVPGQRVTVLTIDGGGIRGLIPGTILAFLEARLQELDGPEARLADYFDCIAGTSTGGLITAMITTPGEDKRPLFAARDINRFYFDNCPRIFPQSRSSLAAAMSALRKPRYNGKYLRSTIRSMLGETRVSDALTNVVIPTFDIKLIQPIIFSTYDVKNMPLKNALLSDVCISTSAAPTYLPAHYFQIQDAGGKTREYNLIDGGVAANNPTMVAMTQITKMMLAKDKEELYPVKPEDCRKFLVLSIGTGSTSDEGLFTARQCSRWGVVRWLRNNGMAPIIDIFMAASSDLVDIHAAVLFQSLHSDGDYLRIQDNSLRGAAATVDAATPENMRTLVGIGERMLAQRVSRVNVETGRYEPVPGEGSNADALVALARQLSDERRARIARRAAAACAGGSRCCSPVKT from the exons ATGGCGAGCTACTCGTCCCGGCGGCCCTGCAACGCATGCAGAACGAAGGCGATGGCCGGGAGCGTGGTCGGCGAGCCGGTGGTGCCGGGGCAGAGGGTGACGGTGCTGACCATCGACGGTGGCGGCATCCGGGGGCTCATCCCCGGCACCATCCTGGCGTTCCTGGAGGCCAGGCTGCAGGAGCTGGACGGGCCGGAGGCGAGGCTGGCGGACTACTTCGACTGCATCGCCGGCACGAGCACCGGCGGGCTCATCACCGCCATGATCACCACGCCCGGCGAGGACAAGCGCCCGCTCTTCGCCGCCAGGGACATCAACCGCTTCTACTTCGACAACTGCCCGCGCATCTTCCCTCAAAG TAGGAGCAGTCTtgcggcggcgatgtcggcgCTGAGGAAGCCAAGGTACAACGGCAAGTACCTGCGCAGCACGATCAGGAGCATGCTCGGCGAGACGAGGGTGAGCGACGCGCTGACCAACGTCGTCATCCCCACCTTCGACATCAAGCTGATCCAGCCCATCATCTTCTCCACCTACGAC GTCAAGAACATGCCACTGAAGAACGCGCTGCTCTCTGACGTGTGCATCAGCACGTCCGCCGCACCGACCTACCTCCCGGCGCACTACTTCCAGATCCAAGACGCCGGCGGCAAGACTCGCGAGTACAACCTCATCGACGGCGGTGTCGCCGCCAACAACCCG ACGATGGTCGCGATGACGCAGATCACCAAGATGATGCTGGCCAAGGACAAGGAGGAGCTGTACCCGGTGAAGCCAGAGGACTGCCGCAAGTTCCTGGTCCTGTCGATCGGGACGGGGTCGACGTCCGACGAGGGCCTCTTCACGGCGCGGCAGTGCTCCCGGTGGGGCGTCGTCCGGTGGCTCCGCAACAACGGCATGGCGCCCATCATCGACATCTTCATGGCGGCCAGCTCGGACCTCGTCGACATCCACGCCGCCGTGCTGTTCCAGTCGCTCCACAGCGACGGCGACTACCTCCGCATCCAGGACAACTcgctccgcggcgccgccgcgaccgTCGACGCCGCCACGCCGGAGAACATGCGGACGCTCGTCGGGATCGGGGAGCGGATGCTGGCGCAGCGGGTGTCGAGGGTCAACGTGGAGACAGGGAGGTACGAGCCGGTGCCCGGGGAAGGGAGCAACGCCGACGCGCTCGTCGCGCTCGCCAGGCAGCTCTCCGACGAGAGGAGGGCGCGGATCGCGCGCCGCGCAGCCGCCGCATGCGCCGGCGGCTCCAGATGCTGCTCCCCTGTCAAAACTTAG